The Grimontia kaedaensis genome has a window encoding:
- the katG gene encoding catalase/peroxidase HPI, with the protein MFKRTLLSIALTGTLISAPAMAQGEPKSNQFWWPDQLNLAPLRDHGQESNPFGESFDYASAFEQLDLNQVKKDISDVLTTSQPWWPADYGHYGPFFIRMAWHAAGTYRVHDGRGGAGGGQQRFDPLNSWPDNGNLDKARRLLWPVKQKYGAALSWADLMALTGNVALESMGFKTFGFAGGREDDWEPDLVYWGPEEEMLADERRDENGKLKEGLAAVQMGLIYVNPEGPGGNPDPLAAAKDIRHSFGRMAMNDEEIVALIAGGHTFGKAHGAHKPEECLGDAPAAAPVEDQGFGWKNKCGDGNGKDTITSGLEGAWTVTPTQWTTNFLDNLFTFNWVLTESPAGAKQWVPDSESAKLLVPDAHDPTKRHAPIMFTTDLALKEDPQFRAIAERFRQNPEDFELAFAKAWFKLNHRDLGPRARYIGAEIPEEILVWQDPVPEVDHPLINDMQAQKIKAAILETDLSVPELVRTAWASAASYRGTDMRGGANGARVALQPQVDWAVNNPKELKKVLKELTKVQRAFNKDAGDTQVSLADVIVLGGDAAIEKAAKAGGVDITVPFNPGRTDATQAMTDVESFAVLEPTADGFRNYYDASSNYRSPAEMLVERADLLTLTVPEMTALIGGMRAMNANSDGSTNGVFTDKPGTLNNAFFVNLLDMSNAWAPSEKQEGIYVGYDRASGDQKWTATPVDLIFGSNAELRSIAEVYASNDAQQKFIDDFVQAWTKVMNNDRFDLN; encoded by the coding sequence ATGTTTAAACGTACCCTACTCTCCATCGCCCTAACCGGAACGCTAATTTCAGCGCCCGCTATGGCTCAGGGGGAACCAAAATCAAATCAATTCTGGTGGCCTGATCAACTCAACCTTGCTCCACTCCGTGACCATGGTCAGGAATCCAATCCTTTCGGCGAAAGCTTTGACTACGCATCTGCATTTGAACAACTCGATCTCAATCAAGTGAAGAAAGATATCTCCGATGTGCTCACCACCTCCCAACCTTGGTGGCCAGCGGACTATGGCCACTACGGGCCATTCTTTATTCGAATGGCGTGGCACGCAGCAGGGACTTATCGTGTGCATGATGGACGCGGCGGTGCTGGCGGAGGCCAACAGCGTTTTGATCCGCTTAACAGTTGGCCGGACAACGGTAACCTCGACAAAGCTCGCCGCCTGCTCTGGCCTGTGAAACAAAAATATGGCGCAGCGCTTTCGTGGGCTGACCTTATGGCACTGACAGGTAACGTAGCACTCGAGTCTATGGGGTTCAAAACCTTTGGATTCGCCGGTGGACGTGAAGACGATTGGGAACCGGATCTGGTTTACTGGGGTCCGGAAGAAGAAATGCTCGCTGATGAGCGTCGTGATGAAAACGGCAAGCTGAAAGAAGGTCTGGCAGCCGTTCAAATGGGTCTGATTTACGTTAACCCTGAAGGCCCAGGCGGTAACCCGGATCCACTTGCTGCTGCCAAAGACATTCGTCACTCATTTGGTCGTATGGCGATGAACGATGAAGAAATCGTTGCTCTGATCGCAGGTGGCCACACCTTCGGTAAAGCGCACGGCGCGCACAAACCGGAAGAGTGTCTGGGCGATGCACCCGCTGCCGCGCCTGTCGAAGACCAAGGCTTTGGTTGGAAAAACAAGTGTGGAGATGGTAACGGCAAAGACACTATTACCAGCGGGCTGGAAGGCGCATGGACTGTTACCCCAACACAATGGACCACCAACTTCCTTGATAATCTGTTTACCTTCAACTGGGTGCTAACAGAAAGTCCTGCAGGCGCGAAGCAATGGGTTCCTGACAGCGAAAGTGCAAAACTTCTGGTGCCTGATGCACACGATCCAACCAAACGGCATGCGCCAATCATGTTCACCACTGACTTGGCACTTAAAGAAGACCCTCAATTCCGTGCGATTGCCGAGCGTTTCCGTCAAAATCCGGAGGATTTCGAACTGGCCTTCGCGAAAGCCTGGTTTAAACTGAACCACCGCGACCTTGGCCCTCGCGCCCGCTATATCGGCGCTGAAATTCCCGAGGAAATTCTGGTATGGCAGGACCCGGTACCAGAGGTTGACCACCCTCTGATCAACGACATGCAGGCGCAGAAAATCAAAGCTGCCATTCTGGAAACAGATCTGTCAGTACCTGAGCTGGTAAGAACCGCATGGGCATCAGCCGCCAGCTACCGCGGAACCGACATGCGAGGTGGTGCTAACGGCGCACGTGTTGCTTTGCAACCTCAAGTTGACTGGGCTGTGAACAATCCGAAGGAACTTAAAAAAGTACTGAAGGAACTCACCAAGGTTCAAAGGGCTTTCAACAAAGACGCTGGCGATACTCAGGTTTCTCTGGCTGACGTGATTGTGCTTGGTGGTGATGCAGCGATTGAAAAAGCAGCCAAAGCGGGAGGTGTGGATATTACTGTGCCATTTAACCCTGGCCGCACTGATGCCACTCAAGCCATGACAGACGTTGAATCGTTTGCTGTTCTTGAGCCGACGGCTGACGGTTTCCGTAACTACTACGACGCCTCAAGCAACTATCGTTCTCCTGCAGAAATGCTGGTAGAGCGTGCTGATCTTCTCACCCTGACAGTACCAGAAATGACGGCACTCATCGGTGGTATGCGCGCCATGAACGCAAACAGTGATGGTTCAACTAACGGCGTATTTACCGACAAGCCGGGCACGTTAAACAATGCATTCTTTGTAAACCTGCTGGATATGTCTAACGCATGGGCACCTTCAGAGAAGCAAGAAGGTATTTATGTCGGTTACGACCGAGCGAGTGGAGACCAAAAATGGACCGCTACGCCAGTCGACCTCATCTTCGGATCTAACGCGGAGCTGCGCTCAATTGCCGAGGTTTATGCCTCGAATGATGCTCAGCAAAAGTTTATTGATGACTTTGTTCAAGCATGGACAAAAGTGATGAATAACGACCGTTTTGATCTCAACTAA
- a CDS encoding GNAT family N-acetyltransferase: protein MFTRQITDDLSIALVQPSFAKNFYEIVCREREYLSQWLAWPPHANGEAFFESFAERSLHDYAEGKSLTCAMVYCGEVVGNVSFNSINHELKNVEIGYWLSEAFQGKGIASRCVQALIDIAFQELEMEKVQIAAATENLPSRKLAERLGFVLEGIITRNENLNGRVVDHAIYGLSINRP, encoded by the coding sequence ATGTTTACGCGTCAAATCACTGATGACCTCTCTATAGCGTTAGTTCAGCCCTCTTTTGCTAAAAACTTCTACGAAATCGTATGCCGTGAGCGAGAGTATTTGTCGCAATGGTTGGCCTGGCCTCCTCACGCCAATGGAGAGGCATTCTTTGAAAGCTTCGCAGAACGCTCGCTTCATGACTACGCAGAAGGTAAATCTCTGACCTGCGCCATGGTCTATTGCGGTGAGGTTGTGGGCAATGTCAGTTTCAACTCTATTAACCATGAGCTAAAGAACGTCGAGATCGGTTATTGGCTGAGTGAAGCTTTTCAGGGAAAAGGCATTGCTTCTCGCTGTGTTCAGGCGTTAATAGATATCGCTTTCCAAGAGTTGGAAATGGAAAAAGTCCAAATCGCGGCGGCAACGGAGAATCTGCCAAGTCGAAAGTTGGCTGAACGCCTTGGCTTTGTGCTTGAAGGAATTATCACCCGAAATGAAAATCTTAACGGTCGCGTGGTAGACCATGCGATCTATGGACTTAGTATCAACAGGCCCTAG
- a CDS encoding DUF2834 domain-containing protein yields the protein MAIIYFILAVLGALFPYAAFGVWLVENGLNVSQLLTDAMANPISMMAWLDVIIAGVALIVFIVVDGKDNNVRLRGWAIAGTLTIGVAFGLPFYLFLKESDQK from the coding sequence TTGGCGATCATCTACTTCATTCTTGCCGTTCTTGGGGCACTGTTTCCCTATGCCGCTTTTGGAGTTTGGCTGGTAGAGAATGGCCTAAATGTTTCTCAGCTTCTTACTGATGCGATGGCAAACCCCATCAGCATGATGGCGTGGCTGGATGTCATCATCGCGGGCGTGGCGCTTATCGTTTTCATCGTGGTTGATGGCAAGGATAACAATGTAAGGCTCCGTGGTTGGGCGATTGCAGGTACATTAACGATCGGCGTGGCATTTGGGCTGCCTTTCTATCTATTCCTCAAGGAAAGCGATCAAAAATGA
- a CDS encoding LysE family translocator has translation MDYLIAVTLFAISASATPGPNNLLLMSSGANFGVKKSLPLMCGICFGFALMLFLVGVGFGQIFQQFPELHFIIKCIGTAYLLYLAFLIARSGDIAESGTEAKPLTFMKGALFQWVNAKAWVVATGAIAAFTTLGAGYYSQNLTIAATFFVVSFPSVGIWLLFGSALKRVLSSTARRKAFNYFMAALLVLSVVPVILEIFKAI, from the coding sequence ATGGATTACCTGATTGCTGTAACACTTTTCGCTATTTCTGCCTCTGCCACACCTGGCCCAAACAATCTTCTCTTGATGTCTTCTGGCGCTAACTTCGGCGTGAAGAAAAGCTTGCCGCTGATGTGTGGGATCTGCTTTGGTTTCGCGCTGATGCTCTTTCTGGTAGGCGTTGGATTTGGGCAAATCTTCCAGCAGTTTCCTGAACTTCACTTCATTATCAAATGTATTGGTACAGCTTATCTTCTCTATCTGGCTTTTTTGATTGCCCGCTCTGGCGATATAGCGGAAAGCGGCACTGAAGCTAAACCTCTGACTTTCATGAAAGGCGCACTTTTCCAATGGGTGAACGCCAAAGCATGGGTGGTCGCAACAGGGGCAATTGCAGCGTTCACCACCTTAGGTGCTGGTTATTACAGCCAAAATTTGACTATTGCCGCGACATTCTTTGTGGTGTCATTTCCCAGTGTGGGAATTTGGTTACTGTTCGGGTCGGCATTGAAACGGGTTTTGTCATCTACAGCCCGTCGTAAAGCGTTCAACTACTTTATGGCGGCGTTACTGGTATTGTCTGTCGTCCCCGTGATTTTGGAAATTTTCAAAGCGATATGA
- a CDS encoding GNAT family N-acetyltransferase, which translates to MKVITHRLATIEDYEFLLEVKKQAEGKVVEAVFGWDDDVQRRIHQEEWEDAIPQVIELDGKRIGSFLLQKYDDHYYFRRFFVWPECQGKGIGSSILHACLDKADSEGLPVKLSYLQGNRVSLLYQRFGFKYVNEDEHFVYMERRAKS; encoded by the coding sequence ATGAAGGTAATAACGCACCGCTTGGCAACCATCGAAGACTATGAGTTTCTGCTTGAAGTGAAAAAGCAGGCGGAAGGGAAAGTGGTGGAAGCGGTATTTGGTTGGGACGACGATGTGCAACGGCGTATTCATCAAGAAGAATGGGAAGATGCGATACCACAAGTGATTGAGCTTGATGGTAAGCGCATCGGTAGCTTCTTACTTCAGAAGTACGATGACCATTATTACTTTCGCCGTTTTTTCGTCTGGCCTGAATGTCAAGGCAAAGGTATTGGCTCCTCTATCCTGCACGCATGTTTGGATAAAGCCGACAGCGAAGGCTTGCCCGTCAAACTCAGTTATCTGCAAGGAAATCGGGTTTCTTTGCTGTATCAACGTTTTGGCTTTAAGTACGTGAATGAAGATGAGCACTTTGTTTACATGGAAAGAAGGGCCAAATCATAA
- a CDS encoding DUF962 domain-containing protein, producing the protein MKSLEEWFEEYGESHQNPTNQKIHKVAVPGIFFSVEGLLWLSPSFSVFGAAIAPYFIVLALVLLFYLMLSFKAFVVMAVFSAFCTMVLVELDSAGFDIFLISIVMFVVLWILQFVGHHIEGKKPSFFKDVQFLLIGPAWVFHFFLPLTPSSET; encoded by the coding sequence ATGAAAAGCTTGGAAGAATGGTTTGAGGAGTACGGCGAAAGCCACCAAAACCCAACCAATCAGAAAATTCACAAAGTGGCGGTGCCGGGCATTTTCTTTTCTGTCGAGGGGCTGCTTTGGCTGAGCCCCTCTTTTTCCGTTTTTGGAGCGGCGATTGCCCCATACTTTATTGTGTTGGCGCTGGTATTGCTCTTCTACCTTATGCTTTCTTTCAAAGCCTTTGTGGTGATGGCGGTATTCTCCGCGTTTTGCACCATGGTGCTGGTGGAGTTGGACAGTGCTGGATTTGATATCTTCCTGATTTCTATTGTGATGTTTGTGGTGCTATGGATTTTGCAGTTCGTTGGGCACCATATCGAAGGTAAAAAGCCCTCTTTCTTTAAAGATGTGCAGTTTCTATTGATTGGACCTGCGTGGGTATTTCACTTCTTTTTACCACTGACGCCTTCCAGTGAAACATAA